One part of the Dermacentor andersoni chromosome 2, qqDerAnde1_hic_scaffold, whole genome shotgun sequence genome encodes these proteins:
- the LOC126540920 gene encoding solute carrier family 22 member 12-like: MDGRTPRPTGHDSAICARQISLGAVIALYNYGLNYESFRLAAGVMDHWRGRPDSMKNLSVDEWKQLAIPVDEKGEHSHCTMRDPPHGGHAARIVPCASWEFDLGQYGNNIVSHWNLVCDRRWLIDVARLVYAAACMAPLPAVGALADSIGRKAFFVGVGAVVSASTGALVVPVYGLIYEVSPIEKYSDYIILIATSALMLSPITLFTAQLLKAGWATLQLILMVPTCLLLLLYYTVDESPSWLLETGNVKEAERIALRAASINKVSPEHCRDLMAAQAAAIKARSREAGNSSGICSPRFRACTVTMCYMWTAIGYAFDAFVITDSVPVGEITTTLSFIVSFIVLVVSAPLIATFGFRNTVSTSALVSAVTLTILATDLREPTAMPDLLGRRTTLQLAIAAAFKSLFVVGAELVPCHIDVRQQYQLAPSKSSGLGTSEDRKRAMQETLVRMPREPVKRRGSPITKDRATSSDLPIRTTPEKTY, encoded by the exons atggatgGCCGCACACCACGACCGACGGGCCACGACTCCGCTATCTGTGCCCGGCAAATCAGCCTTGGCGCAGTCATCGCACTCTACAACTACGGGCTGAACTACGAGAGCTTCAGGCTAGCAGCTGGCGTAATGGATCACTGGCGCGGGCGGCCCGATTCCATGAAAAACCTCAGCGTGGACGAGTGGAAACAGCTGGCCATACCGGTGGACGAGAAAGGCGAGCACAGCCACTGCACAATGCGCGACCCCCCGCACGGTGGCCATGCGGCTCGCATCGTGCCTTGCGCATCGTGGGAGTTCGACCTCGGCCAGTACGGGAACAACATCGTCAGCCACTGGAACCTAGTGTGCGACAGGCGCTGGCTCATCGACGTCGCGAGGCTCGTGTACGCGGCTGCGTGCATGGCTCCGCTGCCAGCAGTCGGAGCGCTCGCGGACAGCATCGGTCGCAAGGCG TTCTTCGTGGGTGTAGGCGCCGTCGTGTCAGCCTCCACGGGTGCCCTCGTGGTACCTGTGTACGGGCTGATTTATGAAGTGTCGCCGATTGAAAAATATTCTGATTACATAATCCTGATCGCGACATCTGCGTTGATGCTATCACCCATCACGCTGTTTACCGCTCAACTCCTGAAGGCCGGATGGGCGACGCTGCAGCTGATACTGATGGTTCCAACGTGCCTTCTCCTGCTACTTTATTACACCGTCGATGAGTCACCCAGCTGGCTTTTGGAGACCGGCAACGTCAAAGAAGCCGAGCGCATCGCTTTGCGTGCGGCAAGTATAAACAAGGTCTCGCCAGAGCACTGCCGAGATCTCATGGCAGCTCAGGCAGCGGCGATTAAGGCTCGTAGTCGGGAGGCTGGAAATAGCAGCGGTATCTGCAGCCCACGGTTCAGAGCTTGCACTGTTACCATGTGTTATATGTGGACTGCGATAGGCTACGCCTTCGACGCCTTCGTCATTACCGACAGTGTTCCCGTCGGGGAAATCACAACCACGCTGAGTTTCATCGTGTCCTTCATTGTGCTCGTGGTCTCGGCGCCGCTCATTGCTACCTTCGGCTTCAGGAACACCGTGAGCACCTCCGCACTTGTCTCTGCCGTAACACTGACCATCCTGGCCACTGACCTACGGGAGCCGACTGCGATGCCTGATTTGCTCGGCCGCCGTACAACGTTGCAGCTTGCCATTGCTGCCGCCTTCAAGTCACTTTTCGTGGTGGGCGCCGAACTTGTGCCCTGTCACATTGACGTTAGGCAGCAATACCAATTAGCGCCCAGCAAGAGCTCCGGACTCGGGACAAGCGAGGATAGGAAGCGCGCCATGCAAGAGACACTGGTGCGTATGCCAAGGGAGCCCGTGAAGCGCCGCGGCAGCCCCATCACGAAGGACAGAGCAACATCAAGCGACTTACCAATACGAACAACTCCCGAAAAGACATACTAG